In Molothrus ater isolate BHLD 08-10-18 breed brown headed cowbird chromosome 19, BPBGC_Mater_1.1, whole genome shotgun sequence, a single genomic region encodes these proteins:
- the CASKIN2 gene encoding caskin-2 isoform X1 — MGREQELIQAVKNGDVPGVQKLVAKIKASKSKLLGSAKRLNVNYQDADGFSALHHAALGGSLDLISLLLEAQATVDIKDSNGMRPLHYAAWQGRLEPVRLLLRAAASVNMASLDGQIPLHLSAQYGHYEVSEMLLQHQSNPCLINKAKKTPLDLACEFGRLKVAQLLLNSHLCVALLEGQSKDATDPNYTTPLHLAAKNGHKEIIRQLLKAGIEINKQTKTGTALHEAALYGKTEVVRLLLEGGVDVNIRNTYNQTALDIVNQFTTSHASKDIKQLLREASGILKVRALKDFWNLHDPTALNVRAGDVITVLEQHPDGRWKGHIHDAQKGTDRVGYFPPSIAEVISKRTGMVVPRVAPAQQRQGPPGALPAPPGGLQHLPDECPHPAAPSGPAAFGHLTLSRTAPGPDSSAGDRNSVGSEGSIGSIRSAGSGQSTEGTNGQSTSILIENARPLPSTGDNLQQHLLGSEPHNGTSPAGPQGLQTPGSCPPGDRVFSHQFLRPEQLLEGKDAEAIYNWLHEFQLESYTPNFLNAGYDVPTISRMTPEDLTAIGVTKPGHRKKISTEIGQLSIAEWLPNYIPADLMDWLSAIGLPQYHKKLVNNGYDSITIVTDLTWEDLQEIGINKLGHQKKIMLAVKKLRDLRKSLNQAEATLARRKVPGSLDIVTIESLENGECQSPHTLKMTTFQDSELSYELQTAMSNSCHDTLGIKSSQGMSRSQESIGVRSRGSGHSQDNVLSRRLSSPSQESLGSGESSSSSGQSCAPPRSKESPASLPGRPSPEPYGKLVSPEGLNGFANGGGGGSPLKERNLPEGTDQYTRPVAQKGAGTPAVTPCTPPQTPSKGTAPYVFMYPHVSLKSPTAPSVLGAEQPKALAHLPSISPAQKSSLQTSAQKGFSYLHSQCGPTEPPTSAPTTGEHHNGGEGLKHKKRSHSLNRYALSDGEHEEEEGAPSSTLGSYATLTRRPGRSQMPRACLQADAKVTRSQSFAVRAKRKGPPPPPPKRLSSVSSALTAEADGEQPPSPERQPTAPQDVVDAGATPSDAGRGRTVKSLAAALEGTPSVSPSKPLLAPKPLHLTQDCLPRADVGEGSHDGSDASSATLSNGSRDPFESGKPRRRTVSEPSTPMTEVAAQGEQEDACSDTEEETKPGVSSSSSQNSSSECIPFAEEGNLTIKQRPKPSGHSKADAAVPDMEPGSQPAEPQGSGGKEPAAPAVTKEPPVLEFNLTESDTVKRRPRFREREPLQAVLKAFSMAGQAEAGGTPTPQYAQAQAVSIAGPPTSAPAPQPTLAGDAFDDDSVEFRIAEIEKSILSLEKGMKKAPSPTKAPSPTELVGTAVVRTPTPGMGACGAVSNVVVGLPPMLVWEVRRTCATTYHESPSFADVPVKHTSVASTKLVFSGPKTIYQQVLQPSRHTVAPWAATEAVPDVIGSLPGPGSLMLETGSKVSAKPLAAAPGTTLAQQRLEQTNSSLAATLQAAEKKITVEEAESHPGTVHLAKNILEDISNMFDDLADQLDAMLD, encoded by the exons ATGGGGCGCGAGCAGGAGCTGATCCAGGCCGTGAAGAACGGGGACGTACCTGGAGTGCAGAAGCTGGTGGCCAAGATCAAGGCGTCCAAGAGCA agctcctgggatcTGCCAAGCGCCTGAACGTGAACTACCAGGATGCGGACGG GTTCTCAGCACTGCACCACGCAGCCCTGGGTGGCAGCCTGGACCTCATCtcgctgctgctggaggcacaggCCACCGTGGACATCAAGGACAGCAACG GGATGCGGCCCCTGCACTACGCGGCGTGGCAGGGCCGCCTGGAGCCCGTGCGGCTGCTGCTCCGCGCCGCTGCCTCCGTCAACATGGCCTCGCTGGATGGGCAGATCCCGCTGCACCTCTCGGCGCAGTACGGCCACTACGAGGTG TCGGAGatgctcctccagcaccagtCCAACCCGTGCCTCATCAACAAGGCAAAGAAAACCCCGCTGGACTTGGCCTGTGAGTTCGGGAGGCTGAAG gtggcccagctgctgctgaacagcCATCTGTGTGTCGCCCTGCTGGAGGGACAATCCAAGGATGCCACTGACCCCAACTACACCACTCCACTACATCTGGCAGCCAAGAACGGGCACAAGGAGATCATCAG gcagctgctgaaggctggGATTGAGATCAACAAGCAGACAaagacaggcacagccctgcacgaGGCCGCGCTCTACGGCAAAACAGAGGTGGtgcggctgctgctggag GGTGGAGTTGACGTGAACATCAGGAACACCTACAACCAGACAGCACTGGACATTGTCAACCAGTTCACCACCTCACACGCCAGCAAGGACATCAAGCAGCTGTTGAGAG AGGCATCAGGAATCCTGAAGGTCCGAGCTTTGAAGGATTTTTGGAACCTCCATGACCCAACTGCTCTCAATGTCCGAGCAGGAGATGTCATCACG GtcctggagcagcacccagATGGCCGATGGAAGGGGCACATCCACGACGCTCAGAAAGGCACTGACCGGGTCGGGTACTTCCCCCCCTCCATTGCTGAAGTCATCAGCAAGAGGACAG GCATGGTTGTCCCCCGCGTGGCACCCGCGCAGCAGCGCCAGGGTCCCCCTggggccctgccagccccccctggggggctgcagcacctccctgaTGAGTGTCCACACCCGGCAGCCCCGAGCGGCCCAGCGGCCTTTGGTCACCTCACCCTAAGCCGGACGGCCCCAGGCCCTGACAGCTCAG CAGGAGACAGGAACAGCGtgggcagcgagggcagcaTCGGCAGCATCCGCAGCGCCGGCAGCGGCCAGAGCACCGAGGGCACCAATGGGCAGAGCACCAGCATCCTCATCGAGAATGCCAGG cctctgccctCCACCGGAGACAACCTCCAGCAACATCTTTTGGGATCAGAGCCACACAATGGGACCTCCCCAGCAG GGCCACAGGGCCTCCAGACCCCAGGCAGCTGCCCCCCTGGAGACAGGGTCTTCTCCCACCAGTTCTTGCGTCCTGAGCAGCTCCTCGAGGGGAAG GATGCAGAAGCCATTTACAACTGGCTGCATGAGTTCCAGCTGGAGTCGTACACTCCCAACTTCCTCAACGCTGGCTACGATGTCCCTACCATCAGCCGCATGACCCCGGAG GATCTGACAGCCATTGGTGTGACCAAACCAGGCCACAGGAAAAAGATCTCTACAGAAATCGGGCAGCTCAGCATTGCGGAGTGGCTGCCCAACTACATCCCG GCTGACCTGATGGACTGGCTCAGTGCCATTGGGTTGCCCCAGTACCACAAAAAGTTGGTGAACAATGGCTACGATTCCATCACCATCGTGACAGACTTGACATGGGAGGACCTGCAAGAGATTGGCATCAACAAGCTGG gcCACCAGAAGAAGATTATGTTGGCTGTCAAGAAGCTCAGAGATCTCCGCAAAAGCCTCAATCAAGCAGAAGCAACTCTGGCAAGACGCAAAGTCCCTGGTTCCCTGGACATTGTCACCATTGAGTCACTGGAAAATGGGGAGTGCCAGTCCCCACACACGCTCAAAATGACAACCTTCCAGGACAGTGAGCTCAGCTATGAGCTCCAGACGGCCATGTCCAACAGCTGCCACGACACACTCGGCATCAAGAGCAGCCAGGGAATGTCACGGAGCCAGGAGAGCATCGGGGTGCGGTCGCGGGGCTCAGGGCACTCGCAGGACAATGTGCTGTCCCGGCGCCTCTCCAGCCCCTCGCAGGAGAGCCTGGGCAGCGGcgagagcagcagcagcagtgggcagTCCTGTGCACCCCCCCGCAGCAAGGAGAGCCCGGCCAGCCTGCCGGGCCGGCCCAGCCCCGAGCCCTATGGGAAGCTCGTGTCCCCCGAGGGGCTGAACGGCTTTGCCAATGGTGGCGGCGGGGGCAGCCCTCTCAAGGAGAGGAACCTGCCCGAAGGAACGGATCAGTACACCCGGCCTGTGGCtcagaaaggagctgggactcCAGCGGTCACTCCCTGTACTCCTCCCCAGACTCCCAGCAAGGGAACAGCCCCGTACGTCTTCATGTACCCACACGTCTCCCTGAAGTCCCCAACGGCCCCATctgtcctgggagcagagcagcccaaggcCCTAGCACATCTCCCCTCCATCTCCCCTGCACAGAAGAGCAGCCTGCAGACGTCAGCCCAAAAAGGCTTCTCCTACCTGCACAGCCAGTGTGGTCCCACAGAGCCACCCACCTCAGCCCCCACGACTGGGGAGCATCACAACGGAGGTGAAGGCTTGAAACACAAGAAGCGCTCGCACAGCCTGAACCGCTACGCGCTGTCGGATGGGGAgcatgaggaggaggagggggcccccagcagcaccctgggctccTACGCCACGCTGACGCGGCGGCCGGGCCGCAGCCAGATGCCGCGggcctgtctgcaggcagaCGCCAAGGTGACCCGCAGCCAGTCCTTCGCCGTCCGGGCCAAGCGCAAGGGCCCTCCCCCGCCGCCTCCCAAGCGCCTCAGCTCCGTGTCCAGTGCCCTCACCGCCGAGGCAGACGGggagcagccccccagccccgagcgccagcccacagcccctcaggaCGTGGTTGATGCAGGTGCCACCCCCAGCGATGCTGGGCGTGGCAGGACAGTGAAGAGCCTGGCGGCTGCGCTGGAGGGAACACCAAGTGTGAGTCCTTCCAAGCCCCTCCTGGCCCCAAAACCGCTGCACCTGACTCAGGACTGTCTCCCCCGGGCAGATGTGGGTGAGGGGTCCCACGATGGCAGTGACGCCAGCAGTGCCACACTTTCCAATGGCAGCAGGGACCCCTTTGAGAGCGGCAAGCCACGGAGACGGACAGTGAGTGAGCCCAGCACTCCTATGACAGAGGTGGCTGCACAGGGTGAGCAAGAGGATGCCTGCTCAGACACTGAGGAGGAGACCAAGCCGGGGGTCTCCTCTTCATCGTCCCAGAACAGCTCCAGTGAGTGCATCCCCTTTGCAGAAGAAGGCAATTTAACCATCAAACAGCGGCCAAAGCCCAGCGGGCATTCCAAGGCTGACGCGGCCGTGCCGGACATGGAGCCTGGttcccagccagcagagccccagggctccGGTGGGAAggagccagcagcccctgctgtcACCAAGGAGCCGCCCGTGCTGGAGTTCAACCTCACCGAGTCGGACACGGTGAAGCGCCGGCCGCGCTTCAGGGAGCGGGAGCCGCTGCAGGCGGTGCTGAAGGCGTTCAGCATGGCGGGGCAGGCAGAGGCGGGGGGCACCCCCACACCCCAGTATGCCCAGGCCCAAGCCGTGAGCATCGCGGGCCCCCCCACCTCGGCACCAGCACCACAGCCCACGCTGGCTGGGGATGCCTTTGATGATGACAGTGTGGAGTTCAGGATTGCTGAGATAGAGAAAAGCATCTTATCGCTGGAGAAAGGGATGAAGAAGGCCCCAAGCCCCACCAAAGCCCCCAGTCCCACAGAGCTGGTTGGCACGGCTGTGGTGAGGACACCCACTCCAGGTATGGgggcctgtggagctgtctCCAACGTGGTGGTGGGGCTCCCTCCCATGTTGGTGTGGGAGGTGAGGAGGACCTGTGCCACCACTTACCATGAGTCCCCTTCCTTTGCAGATGTCCCTGTCAAGCACACCTCTGTGGCATCCACCAAGCTCGTCTTCTCTGGACCCAAGACCATCTaccagcaggtcctgcagccCTCCCGCCACACTGTTGCCCCCTGGGCAGCCACTGAGGCGGTGCCAGATGTGATCGGGTCCCTGCCCGGTCCTGGCTCACTGATGCTGGAAACAGGCAGCAAGGTATCAGCCAAGCCTTTGGCAGCTGCCCCGGGGACCACCCTGGCCCAGCAGCGGCTGGAGCAGACCAACTCCAGCTTAGCTGCCACGCTGCAGGCGGCCGAGAAGAAAATCACAGTGGAGGAGGCGGAGAG CCACCCTGGAACCGTGCACTTGGCCAAGAACATCTTGGAAGACATCAGCAACATGTTCGACGACCTGGCTGACCAGCTGGATGCAATGCTGGACTGA
- the CASKIN2 gene encoding caskin-2 isoform X3: MGREQELIQAVKNGDVPGVQKLVAKIKASKSKLLGSAKRLNVNYQDADGFSALHHAALGGSLDLISLLLEAQATVDIKDSNGMRPLHYAAWQGRLEPVRLLLRAAASVNMASLDGQIPLHLSAQYGHYEVSEMLLQHQSNPCLINKAKKTPLDLACEFGRLKVAQLLLNSHLCVALLEGQSKDATDPNYTTPLHLAAKNGHKEIIRQLLKAGIEINKQTKTGTALHEAALYGKTEVVRLLLEGGVDVNIRNTYNQTALDIVNQFTTSHASKDIKQLLRGILKVRALKDFWNLHDPTALNVRAGDVITVLEQHPDGRWKGHIHDAQKGTDRVGYFPPSIAEVISKRTGMVVPRVAPAQQRQGPPGALPAPPGGLQHLPDECPHPAAPSGPAAFGHLTLSRTAPGPDSSAGDRNSVGSEGSIGSIRSAGSGQSTEGTNGQSTSILIENARPLPSTGDNLQQHLLGSEPHNGTSPAGPQGLQTPGSCPPGDRVFSHQFLRPEQLLEGKDAEAIYNWLHEFQLESYTPNFLNAGYDVPTISRMTPEDLTAIGVTKPGHRKKISTEIGQLSIAEWLPNYIPADLMDWLSAIGLPQYHKKLVNNGYDSITIVTDLTWEDLQEIGINKLGHQKKIMLAVKKLRDLRKSLNQAEATLARRKVPGSLDIVTIESLENGECQSPHTLKMTTFQDSELSYELQTAMSNSCHDTLGIKSSQGMSRSQESIGVRSRGSGHSQDNVLSRRLSSPSQESLGSGESSSSSGQSCAPPRSKESPASLPGRPSPEPYGKLVSPEGLNGFANGGGGGSPLKERNLPEGTDQYTRPVAQKGAGTPAVTPCTPPQTPSKGTAPYVFMYPHVSLKSPTAPSVLGAEQPKALAHLPSISPAQKSSLQTSAQKGFSYLHSQCGPTEPPTSAPTTGEHHNGGEGLKHKKRSHSLNRYALSDGEHEEEEGAPSSTLGSYATLTRRPGRSQMPRACLQADAKVTRSQSFAVRAKRKGPPPPPPKRLSSVSSALTAEADGEQPPSPERQPTAPQDVVDAGATPSDAGRGRTVKSLAAALEGTPSVSPSKPLLAPKPLHLTQDCLPRADVGEGSHDGSDASSATLSNGSRDPFESGKPRRRTVSEPSTPMTEVAAQGEQEDACSDTEEETKPGVSSSSSQNSSSECIPFAEEGNLTIKQRPKPSGHSKADAAVPDMEPGSQPAEPQGSGGKEPAAPAVTKEPPVLEFNLTESDTVKRRPRFREREPLQAVLKAFSMAGQAEAGGTPTPQYAQAQAVSIAGPPTSAPAPQPTLAGDAFDDDSVEFRIAEIEKSILSLEKGMKKAPSPTKAPSPTELVGTAVVRTPTPDVPVKHTSVASTKLVFSGPKTIYQQVLQPSRHTVAPWAATEAVPDVIGSLPGPGSLMLETGSKVSAKPLAAAPGTTLAQQRLEQTNSSLAATLQAAEKKITVEEAESHPGTVHLAKNILEDISNMFDDLADQLDAMLD; this comes from the exons ATGGGGCGCGAGCAGGAGCTGATCCAGGCCGTGAAGAACGGGGACGTACCTGGAGTGCAGAAGCTGGTGGCCAAGATCAAGGCGTCCAAGAGCA agctcctgggatcTGCCAAGCGCCTGAACGTGAACTACCAGGATGCGGACGG GTTCTCAGCACTGCACCACGCAGCCCTGGGTGGCAGCCTGGACCTCATCtcgctgctgctggaggcacaggCCACCGTGGACATCAAGGACAGCAACG GGATGCGGCCCCTGCACTACGCGGCGTGGCAGGGCCGCCTGGAGCCCGTGCGGCTGCTGCTCCGCGCCGCTGCCTCCGTCAACATGGCCTCGCTGGATGGGCAGATCCCGCTGCACCTCTCGGCGCAGTACGGCCACTACGAGGTG TCGGAGatgctcctccagcaccagtCCAACCCGTGCCTCATCAACAAGGCAAAGAAAACCCCGCTGGACTTGGCCTGTGAGTTCGGGAGGCTGAAG gtggcccagctgctgctgaacagcCATCTGTGTGTCGCCCTGCTGGAGGGACAATCCAAGGATGCCACTGACCCCAACTACACCACTCCACTACATCTGGCAGCCAAGAACGGGCACAAGGAGATCATCAG gcagctgctgaaggctggGATTGAGATCAACAAGCAGACAaagacaggcacagccctgcacgaGGCCGCGCTCTACGGCAAAACAGAGGTGGtgcggctgctgctggag GGTGGAGTTGACGTGAACATCAGGAACACCTACAACCAGACAGCACTGGACATTGTCAACCAGTTCACCACCTCACACGCCAGCAAGGACATCAAGCAGCTGTTGAGAG GAATCCTGAAGGTCCGAGCTTTGAAGGATTTTTGGAACCTCCATGACCCAACTGCTCTCAATGTCCGAGCAGGAGATGTCATCACG GtcctggagcagcacccagATGGCCGATGGAAGGGGCACATCCACGACGCTCAGAAAGGCACTGACCGGGTCGGGTACTTCCCCCCCTCCATTGCTGAAGTCATCAGCAAGAGGACAG GCATGGTTGTCCCCCGCGTGGCACCCGCGCAGCAGCGCCAGGGTCCCCCTggggccctgccagccccccctggggggctgcagcacctccctgaTGAGTGTCCACACCCGGCAGCCCCGAGCGGCCCAGCGGCCTTTGGTCACCTCACCCTAAGCCGGACGGCCCCAGGCCCTGACAGCTCAG CAGGAGACAGGAACAGCGtgggcagcgagggcagcaTCGGCAGCATCCGCAGCGCCGGCAGCGGCCAGAGCACCGAGGGCACCAATGGGCAGAGCACCAGCATCCTCATCGAGAATGCCAGG cctctgccctCCACCGGAGACAACCTCCAGCAACATCTTTTGGGATCAGAGCCACACAATGGGACCTCCCCAGCAG GGCCACAGGGCCTCCAGACCCCAGGCAGCTGCCCCCCTGGAGACAGGGTCTTCTCCCACCAGTTCTTGCGTCCTGAGCAGCTCCTCGAGGGGAAG GATGCAGAAGCCATTTACAACTGGCTGCATGAGTTCCAGCTGGAGTCGTACACTCCCAACTTCCTCAACGCTGGCTACGATGTCCCTACCATCAGCCGCATGACCCCGGAG GATCTGACAGCCATTGGTGTGACCAAACCAGGCCACAGGAAAAAGATCTCTACAGAAATCGGGCAGCTCAGCATTGCGGAGTGGCTGCCCAACTACATCCCG GCTGACCTGATGGACTGGCTCAGTGCCATTGGGTTGCCCCAGTACCACAAAAAGTTGGTGAACAATGGCTACGATTCCATCACCATCGTGACAGACTTGACATGGGAGGACCTGCAAGAGATTGGCATCAACAAGCTGG gcCACCAGAAGAAGATTATGTTGGCTGTCAAGAAGCTCAGAGATCTCCGCAAAAGCCTCAATCAAGCAGAAGCAACTCTGGCAAGACGCAAAGTCCCTGGTTCCCTGGACATTGTCACCATTGAGTCACTGGAAAATGGGGAGTGCCAGTCCCCACACACGCTCAAAATGACAACCTTCCAGGACAGTGAGCTCAGCTATGAGCTCCAGACGGCCATGTCCAACAGCTGCCACGACACACTCGGCATCAAGAGCAGCCAGGGAATGTCACGGAGCCAGGAGAGCATCGGGGTGCGGTCGCGGGGCTCAGGGCACTCGCAGGACAATGTGCTGTCCCGGCGCCTCTCCAGCCCCTCGCAGGAGAGCCTGGGCAGCGGcgagagcagcagcagcagtgggcagTCCTGTGCACCCCCCCGCAGCAAGGAGAGCCCGGCCAGCCTGCCGGGCCGGCCCAGCCCCGAGCCCTATGGGAAGCTCGTGTCCCCCGAGGGGCTGAACGGCTTTGCCAATGGTGGCGGCGGGGGCAGCCCTCTCAAGGAGAGGAACCTGCCCGAAGGAACGGATCAGTACACCCGGCCTGTGGCtcagaaaggagctgggactcCAGCGGTCACTCCCTGTACTCCTCCCCAGACTCCCAGCAAGGGAACAGCCCCGTACGTCTTCATGTACCCACACGTCTCCCTGAAGTCCCCAACGGCCCCATctgtcctgggagcagagcagcccaaggcCCTAGCACATCTCCCCTCCATCTCCCCTGCACAGAAGAGCAGCCTGCAGACGTCAGCCCAAAAAGGCTTCTCCTACCTGCACAGCCAGTGTGGTCCCACAGAGCCACCCACCTCAGCCCCCACGACTGGGGAGCATCACAACGGAGGTGAAGGCTTGAAACACAAGAAGCGCTCGCACAGCCTGAACCGCTACGCGCTGTCGGATGGGGAgcatgaggaggaggagggggcccccagcagcaccctgggctccTACGCCACGCTGACGCGGCGGCCGGGCCGCAGCCAGATGCCGCGggcctgtctgcaggcagaCGCCAAGGTGACCCGCAGCCAGTCCTTCGCCGTCCGGGCCAAGCGCAAGGGCCCTCCCCCGCCGCCTCCCAAGCGCCTCAGCTCCGTGTCCAGTGCCCTCACCGCCGAGGCAGACGGggagcagccccccagccccgagcgccagcccacagcccctcaggaCGTGGTTGATGCAGGTGCCACCCCCAGCGATGCTGGGCGTGGCAGGACAGTGAAGAGCCTGGCGGCTGCGCTGGAGGGAACACCAAGTGTGAGTCCTTCCAAGCCCCTCCTGGCCCCAAAACCGCTGCACCTGACTCAGGACTGTCTCCCCCGGGCAGATGTGGGTGAGGGGTCCCACGATGGCAGTGACGCCAGCAGTGCCACACTTTCCAATGGCAGCAGGGACCCCTTTGAGAGCGGCAAGCCACGGAGACGGACAGTGAGTGAGCCCAGCACTCCTATGACAGAGGTGGCTGCACAGGGTGAGCAAGAGGATGCCTGCTCAGACACTGAGGAGGAGACCAAGCCGGGGGTCTCCTCTTCATCGTCCCAGAACAGCTCCAGTGAGTGCATCCCCTTTGCAGAAGAAGGCAATTTAACCATCAAACAGCGGCCAAAGCCCAGCGGGCATTCCAAGGCTGACGCGGCCGTGCCGGACATGGAGCCTGGttcccagccagcagagccccagggctccGGTGGGAAggagccagcagcccctgctgtcACCAAGGAGCCGCCCGTGCTGGAGTTCAACCTCACCGAGTCGGACACGGTGAAGCGCCGGCCGCGCTTCAGGGAGCGGGAGCCGCTGCAGGCGGTGCTGAAGGCGTTCAGCATGGCGGGGCAGGCAGAGGCGGGGGGCACCCCCACACCCCAGTATGCCCAGGCCCAAGCCGTGAGCATCGCGGGCCCCCCCACCTCGGCACCAGCACCACAGCCCACGCTGGCTGGGGATGCCTTTGATGATGACAGTGTGGAGTTCAGGATTGCTGAGATAGAGAAAAGCATCTTATCGCTGGAGAAAGGGATGAAGAAGGCCCCAAGCCCCACCAAAGCCCCCAGTCCCACAGAGCTGGTTGGCACGGCTGTGGTGAGGACACCCACTCCAG ATGTCCCTGTCAAGCACACCTCTGTGGCATCCACCAAGCTCGTCTTCTCTGGACCCAAGACCATCTaccagcaggtcctgcagccCTCCCGCCACACTGTTGCCCCCTGGGCAGCCACTGAGGCGGTGCCAGATGTGATCGGGTCCCTGCCCGGTCCTGGCTCACTGATGCTGGAAACAGGCAGCAAGGTATCAGCCAAGCCTTTGGCAGCTGCCCCGGGGACCACCCTGGCCCAGCAGCGGCTGGAGCAGACCAACTCCAGCTTAGCTGCCACGCTGCAGGCGGCCGAGAAGAAAATCACAGTGGAGGAGGCGGAGAG CCACCCTGGAACCGTGCACTTGGCCAAGAACATCTTGGAAGACATCAGCAACATGTTCGACGACCTGGCTGACCAGCTGGATGCAATGCTGGACTGA